The window AAGAAGATCACCGAGTTCTACTACCCGAACACCTTCCACCACTTCTACGAGCAGGCCGCCTACGTCGGCGCCGCCGCGATCGTGGCCACGCTGAAGGCGATCGGCCCGAAGGTGACCCGTACGGACTTCGTCAAGCAGCTCAGGACCATGCGCTCCTTCGACGTGGGGCTCGGCCTCAAGCTCGACTTCGCGAACCTGAAGAACGCGGTGCCGAGCGGGATCATCCTCAAGGCCGACGACAACCTCGCCTGGCAGATCGAGTCCAAGCGGTTCTCGCCGGCCGGGGCGAAGTCCAGCGTCTCGGAGAGCGTCCGTCCGGACTTCGTCGCGGACCGGACCCGCAGCCGGATCGCCCCGGCGCGGACGTTCTGATCCATGGAGCGGTTCTTCGGATACCTCGTCACGGGACTGGCCAACGGAGCGATCTTCGCCCTGGTCGCTCTCGGCGTGGTGGTGATCTACCGGGTCAGCCGGGTGATCAACCTCGCCCAAGGTGCGATCGGCGTCTTCTCGGCGTTCGTCTTCCACTACACGCTGATGGGCGACTTCGGCCTTCCGGTCGCGGTCGCCACGGCGGGGGCGATCCTCGTCGGTGCGGTGCTCGGTGCGGGGGTCGAGAAGTTCGTCGTCCGGCCCGTGCAGTCGCGCGGCGCGCTCGCGACCCTGACCGCCACTACCGGCGTCCTGCTGCTGCTCACCGAACTGACCGTGCAGCTGTGGGGCCCGAACAACCCGGTCATCGCCTCGGTCTTCCCGGACACGCTCGTCCGCATCGGCAACACCGGTGTGACGGTCCACCAGATTGCGACGGCCGGCCTGGTCATCGCGCTGGCGGGGGCGCTCTACTGGATGCTCGCCAAGACCTGGGTCGGTGTCGGCATCACCGCCATCGCGCAGGACCCGGGTGCGGCCCGCATCGTCGGGCTACCGGTCCGCTCCATCGTCACGCTGACCTGGGCCATCGGCGGCGCGAGCGCCGCGTTGGCCGGCCTGATGTACATCCACCTCAACAGCCTCGACCAGATCAGCCTGACCTTCGTGCTGATCTCCTCCCTGGTCGCGGCGGCTCTCGGCGGGTTCAACAGCCTGCCGCTGGCCGGCGCGGGCGGGGTCGCGGTCGGGCTGATCTTCAGCTTCGGCCAGGGGTACCAGCCGGTCGCGGGCATCGGCCAACTGCTGGTCTTCATCGCGCTGCTGGGAGTCCTGCTGGTGCGGTCGAACAAGCCGACCCTCGACGTCGTTTCGGAGTTCTGATGGCTGGGGGCGTGCAGGCGGGCGTGAAGAGCGTCCAGAACGCGGCGGATCGCGGCGTTCGGCTCACCGGCGGTCCGTTGATGAACGGCAAGGCCCTCGAAGTGGGCACCGTCACGGCGATCGCGATCGGCCTGCTGGTCTGGCCACTGCTGACCCCGCAGGTCGCGCACTTCTACGGCAGCCTGTCGGCGATCTACGCGCTGATCGGTCTCTCGCTGGTGATCCTCGTCGGGTGGACGGGCCAGATCAGTCTCGGGCACGCGGCCTTCGTCGGGGTCGGGTGCTACTTCGGCGCCAAGTTGCTGAACAACGACGTGCCCCTGGTTCTGACGGTTCCTCTGATCGGGCTCATCGGTGCCGCCGTCAGCCTGATCCTCGGCATTCCCTCCCTGCGGCTCCGCGGCGTGTACTTCACGATCGCCACGCTGGCGTTCGGCGCCGCGTGCCAGCAGTACTTCTTCACCCGCCCCGAGGTTCGTGGGATCGCCGCCGACCAGGTCCCGCGTGCGAACCTGGTGGGCATCCAGACGACCTCCGACCGCGGCCTGTACTACGCGGTCCTGGTGATCCTGGCGATCGCCCTGGTGCTGGCCTACAACACCCGACGCACCGACGTCGGCCGCGTGCTGTTCGCCATCCGTGACTCCGAGCAGGCCGCCCAGGCCATGGCGATCAAGATCGCGCCGTACAAGATCGGCCTGTTCGCGGCGTCCGCGGCGCTGGCCTCCATCGCGGGTCTGTTCTACGGGATGTTGTTCCAGGCGACGCCGGCTCCCGAGCAGTTCAGCGTGCTGCAGTCGCTGTTCTACCTGGCCATGCCGGTGCTCGGCGGTGCCGAGGCGCTGCTCGGGGCCCTCGTCGGCGGGACCTTCCTCGCCGTCGGTCAGCCGCTGGTCAACATGTTCGACGTCCGCCTGTTCCTGGTGACGTCGATCGCGCTGCTCCTGACCCTGCTCTCCGGCTTCGACGGCGTCACCGGCGCCCTGAAGGCGGCTCGCAAGGCCGTGGCGGACGCGGTGCGCGGCGAACCGGTGCGCTACGGCTCGTTCGTCCCGCACGACGAGGTGGATCACACGCCGCCGCGGGTGCACGCCACGGTCTCCGACAGCCCCCCGCCGGTGGGCAGCGTTCTTCGGGTTCGGCTCGTGCCGGGGGTGCGTTCATGAGTGGCCATCTGATCGGCACCGGCCTGACGAAGCGGTACGCAGGCCTCGTGGCGAACGACAACGTCGACATCGAGGTCCGCCCGGGCGAGATCGTCGGGCTGATCGGCCCGAACGGTGCCGGCAAGACGACCTGCTTCAACTGCCTGACCGGTGCTCAGAAACTGACGTCAGGTTCGATCACGCTCGACGGTACGGACATCTCGAACATGCCCGCGAGCGAGCGGGCGAACATGGGCCTGGCCCGCACCTTCCAGCAGGCGCAGCTCTTCAAGCATCTGTCGGTGGAGG of the Sporichthya polymorpha DSM 43042 genome contains:
- a CDS encoding branched-chain amino acid ABC transporter permease, yielding MERFFGYLVTGLANGAIFALVALGVVVIYRVSRVINLAQGAIGVFSAFVFHYTLMGDFGLPVAVATAGAILVGAVLGAGVEKFVVRPVQSRGALATLTATTGVLLLLTELTVQLWGPNNPVIASVFPDTLVRIGNTGVTVHQIATAGLVIALAGALYWMLAKTWVGVGITAIAQDPGAARIVGLPVRSIVTLTWAIGGASAALAGLMYIHLNSLDQISLTFVLISSLVAAALGGFNSLPLAGAGGVAVGLIFSFGQGYQPVAGIGQLLVFIALLGVLLVRSNKPTLDVVSEF
- a CDS encoding branched-chain amino acid ABC transporter permease, translated to MAGGVQAGVKSVQNAADRGVRLTGGPLMNGKALEVGTVTAIAIGLLVWPLLTPQVAHFYGSLSAIYALIGLSLVILVGWTGQISLGHAAFVGVGCYFGAKLLNNDVPLVLTVPLIGLIGAAVSLILGIPSLRLRGVYFTIATLAFGAACQQYFFTRPEVRGIAADQVPRANLVGIQTTSDRGLYYAVLVILAIALVLAYNTRRTDVGRVLFAIRDSEQAAQAMAIKIAPYKIGLFAASAALASIAGLFYGMLFQATPAPEQFSVLQSLFYLAMPVLGGAEALLGALVGGTFLAVGQPLVNMFDVRLFLVTSIALLLTLLSGFDGVTGALKAARKAVADAVRGEPVRYGSFVPHDEVDHTPPRVHATVSDSPPPVGSVLRVRLVPGVRS